Genomic DNA from Mucilaginibacter terrenus:
CTCCTGCAAACAACGGGCTGGTACTTATCGGCATGACGCTTAAACCCGAAGTGAACGAATTACCTCACGAGGACTTTGTGGCTTACCTGCAAAAGCAGGGGTACGATAACCTTGCCGATAAAATAAAAGATGATACTCGCCTTAACCTGGTTGAAAAATACCGCTATTTCCTGAAGACGCTGGTTAGTGTTGATAACGGCGGCGGCAGTAATTACAACAAAGTTACCGGCGATGAACTGGAAATTGTGCTTAAACAAAACCCCTACAAGAAAAGCTACGGCGACGATATTACAGCTGTTGTAAACTTCCAGGGGAAACCGCTTAAGGAAGGCAATGTGAGCCTTTACATAAAATCGGCATCAGGTAATGTGCACAAGGATTTGTTTAAAACAGATGCCGATGGTGTATTTAACTTTACCCCGAGCCGGGATGGTATTTACATGATCCGCTGCGTACAGATAGCCCCTTCTAAAACAAACGATGCCGATTTTGATACCTGGTGCGCAACTTACTCCTTTGCATTCAGCAACCGCGACGAGCTACCAAATACCTACAAAGAGTTTGGCTTTGGCGATAAGCACTAAAGCAGGTTAAGCATATCCATGTTAAACCTTGGCTTAATGCTATAACGTAATTGCACAAGGCCAGTGTTGTACGTTTGCTGGCTGATAAGTTCCAGGTCAAGCTTTTGCTCAAGGTTGCCGAACAGTGGCTTTCCCGACCCAAGTATCACGGGATGAACGGACAGCAAAACTTCTGCAACCAGGTTCTTTTTTATAAAGGCCGAGAGTAAACTGGCCCCGCCAAACATCCAGATGCTTTTACCTGCCTCATTAAGGATGCCATCAATCGCATGATCGAAATTAGTTGATGGGATAACCTCAACATCTTCGTTTTTTCCCGGGGTTAGCGTGTCCGAGAACACATACATCTTTTTACCCGGGAAGCTATAATCTTCTGCTTTAATCAGTTCGTAGCTTTTGCGGCCGATGAAAATCGCATCCGTTTCTTCAAAGAAAGCGGCCATTCCATAATCTTGGTCGGTTAGGCACCAATCGTACTCACCGTTAGGGCCTTCAATAAATCCGTCGAGTGTAACGGCTACGTTCAGTATGATCTTTCGCATTTAAACTTCTTTGTCTGCCTGGTTACGCTCTGCCCATTGCTGGCTGAACGATTTTTCTGCCACCTGCGGCATCTCACGGAAATGCCCCCACGATTTCTTAAAGAACGTCCGCATCATCCAGTTCTTTGTTTTGCCTTTAAAGAAGTCGGTAAGGCTGCGTTTCAGCATACCTTTTTTCCAAAGTGCCCAGCCCCACTTTTCTTTTTTGGGCACTATGCCTTCGTTAACCGCGTCGCGCCTGTTCAGCAGCAACATTTTATGTATGTCTATTTTCACCGGGCATACTTCGGTGCACTTACCGCAAAGGCTGGAGGCGTAGCTCAAATGTTTAAACTCTTCCATACCCTTCATGTGCGGGGTTATTACAGATCCTATCGGCCCGCTGTAAGTAGTATCATAAGTATGGCCCCCAATGTTCTTATATACCGGGCATACGTTAAGGCACGCCCCGCAGCGTATACAGTACAAGCCTTGCCGCTGTTCCTTTTGGGCAAGCAAATTGGTACGGCCATTATCCAGCAGCACAACATACATCTCGTCGGGCCCGTCAGTTTCGTTGGGTTGGCGCGGGCCGCTCAGGATGGTGTTGTAAACGGTTAAGTTCTGCCCCGTACCATGGGTAGCCAGCATTGGCCAAAACAAATCAAGGTCGGTTATAGATGGTATCAGTTTTTCTATCCCAACAACAGCGATATGGATTTTAGGGAACGAAGTAGTCAGCCGGGCATTACCTTCGTTCTCGCTAATGGCTATACTGCCGGTATCGGCAATTAAAAAGTTGGCGCCCGTTATCCCTACGTCTGCGCTCAGGTACTTGTCGCGCAGCAGTTCGCGCGCTTTTTGGGTGAGTTGTTCGGGCGTGGAGTCTATCGGGGTTCCAAATCGTTCGTTAAACAGCTTTGCTATATCCTCTTTGGAGAGGTGCATTGCCGGGGTAACAATATGGTAAGGCGGCTGCCCAAGCAGCTGCACTATGTATTCGCCCAGGTCGCTTTCTACCGACTCAACCTGGTTTTGTTCTAAAAACTCGTTCAGGTGTATCTCCTCCGTCGCCATCGACTTGGATTTGATAACCGTTTTTGCGCCGGCTTTTTGGATAATGTTAAGTATCTCGCGGTTTGCTTCTTCAGCATCGTTTGCCCATATCACCTTGCCGCCGCGCTTCTGAAAGTTGGCTTCAAACTCGGGCAAAAACTTGTCCAGGTTCTCCATCACCTTCCACTTTATGGCATGGCCTTTCTTTTTAGAATGGTCCAGGTTTATCATCCTGGCAAGGCCGCGGGTAACAGCAGTATCGTATTTATCAATGTTGTAATTGATAATACGCCGGTGGTCCATCTCAAAGGCTTTCTCCTCCGATGCTACCAAAAACTCCTCTGCGGTACTGCCCATATATGCGAAAGTAATTAAACGCCAGTTAGTTTTTAATAAGTGTTGAAAATAACGCTTTAATCATCGCTTTTTTGACAAGCAAAACAGATCGGCAGCATAGCGGCGGATGATGTATCTGTTTACCGCTATTAACAAAAAAGGCGCCTGTTAAAAGCGCCCGGGTATTTATGATTCAAGATAAATATCAAGCAGCCCTTCGGGCAGGTCCACATAAAACTCTTCCCCTTCAACATCAATGCCTTTTATGATCTCCACATTAAGCGGAAACAACACTTCTTTTCCCTTGAACTGAACAGCTGCAATTAGCTGTTGCGGGTACTCCATAATATCTGTTACCTCGCCAAGTTCTCCGTGTGTTTCATCTACTGCCAAAAAGCCTTTCAGGTCCTTTAGCGTAAACTCTTCTTTCTTCTTTTTAGGCTTTTGCTTGTTAGATACGTAAACATCTTTTTTTACCAATACCGATGCCTTTTCAACTGTGTCTATATCCTCCAGTTGTAAATAGGCCTGGCTTTTTTGCAGATATTTAATTGAGCTTACAAAATAAGGAACCAGTTTACCGGCAACGTCAATAAAAACAGAAGTAAGTTTAATCTTTTCAGTATCCTCAAAATCAACATAAAAAACCATTTCACCTTTTAGGCCCTTGGTCTTCAGTATCGTCCCTATTTTAAAATGCTCAGTGGTATTGCTCATGCGTATTGTTTTTAAACAACAATGGCGAAGACTGTTAGGTGCTTCGCCATTGGGTAGATTTTAGATTCAAGTTAAGATAACCAAATCTAATATTGTTCTTGACTCAAATAATCAATATTATTCAGCGCTTTCTGCCTCAGTTTCAGTAGCAGCTGCTTCTTCAGCAGGAGCTTCTTCTTCAGCAACAGGAGCGTTCTTAGCAGCTATTGCAGCAGCCCTGTCTTCTTTCTTTTTAGCTTCTGCAGCTAAAGCAGCTTTGCGGGCTTCTTCTTTTGCAGATGTAAGGCCGGTTTTCTTACCAGTGATCTTACCTTGTTTTTGCTCGGTCCATTCAGCAAATTTAGCATCTGCCTGCTCCTGGGTTAAAGCACCTTTAGTAACACCACCCTGTAAGTGTTTTTTGTATAATACCCCTTTGTAAGAAAGTATTGCACGACAGGTGTCAGTTGGCTGCGCGCCATTGTTCACCCACTCGAAGGTTTTGTCAAAATTAATTTCGATAGTAGCAGGGTTGGTGTTTGGGTTGTATGAACCTACACGCTCGATAAAACGGCCGTCGCGTGGTGCGCGGGCGTCTGCCACTACAATGTAGTAAAAAGGCTTACCTTTTTTACCGTGTCTTTGCAGTCTGATCTTAGTTGCCATTCTTTTATTTTATGTATTCAACATTGTCCCCGGAGTTCTTTCTGCGGGGACGCAAAGGTAATCATATTTATTAAAAATTAAAACCCTTACTATTAATACTTTGATTGTACTTTTACAGATAGCGTAATTTGTTAAACTCCCCACAAACAATTACCTTAACAAGTTATTAATTTAGATATACTAAACCCGCAATGGTATGGAGCAGCTTACTTTACCGGTAATAAGCGAATGCGTTGTTGCTTACGATCTTGATAAGCAACAACACCTTACTATTGGGCCATACCTGGGAGAACTTGCAGGGTTTAAGCAAGGCACCTCAATAAGCGTACAGGATTTCTGGTTACAGCTGGTACACCCGGCAGATCTGGAAAGGGTTAACGCCTCTTATCAGCAGATAACCATTAACAATAGCCTTGATATCAGCTATCGCCTTGTGCATGGCAATACCGGAGAAACGCGTTATATAAGCGAAAGACGAAACATGTACTACGACGGTGCAACTGGCAGCCGCATAGTAATGAGTATAATAAACGAGCATACGGGCGATGCATCTTTGTCGGTTGCAGGGCAAACCGAAGAGGATGCGCTTAAACGCGAACAGTTCCTGCTATCGCTCATCAACTCCCAAACCAACTTTTTGATACGGCTAGACAACAAAGGCCATTTCACCTTTGTAAACAGGCGCTACTGCCAGGTATTCGGGTACTGCTCTGAGGAACTTTTAGGCCAGCACTTTTCCATTAATACCGCACCAGAAGATATGGAACGCTGCCAGCGGGCCTTTGAGCGTTGCCTTGCCCAACCCGGCGAGTTGATAACGCTTATACGCAGCAAGCTGGATAAAACCGGTGCCAGGCATCCGTCTGAATGGGAGTTTATTGCAGTAACAAACCAAAATGGCGAGGTTACCGAGATACAAGGCGTGGGGCAGGACATTAGCCAGCGGGTAGAAATGGAAGAACAGGCAGCGCAGGCAGCTACCCGGCTGGAAAACTTTATTGAAAGCGTTACAGATGGCTTTTTTATAGTTGATAAGGACTGGCGGTTCATCAGAACAAACCCGGCGTTTGAAGAATTGATGCACACAGGCAGGCACAATATAATAGGTGGCGTATTATGGGACGTATTCCCCTTTTTTGTAAATACAGAATTTGAAAGTGCTTACCGCAAAGCGGCCGAAAACCTGCAGACAGTGCACTTTAGTACTTACTTTACGCCATTAAAAAAATGGTTGCGGTCTACAATATATGCTTCTACAGATGGGCTTACCGTTTTCATACGGGATATAACTACACAGCGTACAACAGAAGAAGAGCTAAACCGAGCACGGAGGAACCTGGAGTCGCTGATCAACAATATTGATGACCTGATATGGTCTATAGATACCTCCGGGTGCTACATCTATACCAATAACGCATTTAAAAATAATCTCGAAAAAGCAACCGGGCAAAGGCCTGCCGACGGGCAGAAAGTTAGCTATTATGGCTACCCCGGTGCTATAGCCGAACAGTGGAAGGGCTATTACGCCAGGGCATTCAATGGCGACCGCTTTGATGTTGTAAACAATGCGATTGACCCGGAAAGCGGGAACGATGTTTATTATGAGATAAATTTCAGCCCCATTTTTAATGACGAAGGATTAATAGCAGGCGTAGGTTGTTTTGCACACGATATTACTCAACGGCTGGAGTACGAGAACGAGATAATACTCCAAAATGAGCGTTTAAAACAAATTGCCAACCTAAGCTCGCATGAACTGAGGCGGCCCGTTGCCAGCATGCTGGGTTTACTAAGCCTGATTGACCTTAACCGGTTTGACAATCCCGAGAACGAGCAAACCATACGTTACCTTGTAGATGTAGGTAAAGAAATAGACAAAGTGATACGCCTGATTGTTGATAATACTTTCACCGACAAACTGGTCTAAATCAGCCGAAATTTTTTCGATTTTGTGTAACAATTACACTAGCCGGCTATCTTATAATCGCTATATAGCCAAGGTCTCATAAAGCTATAAGTTTTTGTGAGGAGCCCGCACCTTAAGGGCCCCGTTAAAATCAAATTACTTTCAAAATGTCTGATTCTATCCTCCAATTCTGGTGGGTGCTGCCGCTTGTTGCCGCCCTCCTGGCGTACAAATTTGTACTGCAAGTTTTTTTTGGTATGATCATCGTTCCTGATGACCGCATTGGTTTGGTTGTTAAAAAATTTACGCTCTATGGCGATAAGCGGCTGCCCGACGGCCGCATTATAGCCATACAGGGCGAGGCCGGTATGCAGGCAAAACCCCTTGCCCCGGGTTTGTACTGGCGCTTATGGCCATGGCAATACACCATTACCATGGAGCACTTTACAGTTATTCCGCAAGACAAACTGGGCCTGGTAAAAGCTAAAGACGGCGCACCTATGGATACCGGCCGTGTGTTAGGCAAACCAGTAGCGTGCGATAAGTTTCAGGATGCGCAGGCGTTCCTGGAAAACAATGGCCAAAAAGGCCCCCAGGCAGCTTTCCTTACACCAGGTAGCTATCGTATCAACACCTTTTTGTTCGAAATAGAAATGGTGCCTATCACCCGTATACAGGAAAATAAGGTAGGTATTGTAACCACGCTTGACGGCGAGCCGCTTGACAAAGGTGAAATTGCCGGCGGATCTGTTGCCGGTCACCGTAACTACCAGGACCCGATGGCGTTCATTCAATCTGGCGGTAAAAAAGGCCTGCAGGAAGATGTTATACTGGCAGGTACCTATTACCTTAACCCGTGGTTTGCTATTGTTGAACAGGTGGAAATGATACACATCCATATTGGTTATGTAGGCGTAGTAAACTCCTTTGTAGGTCCGGAAGGCACTGATACCAGCGGCATAGGCTTTACTCATGGTAACATTGTAAAGAAATTTTAAAAAGGCGTGTGGGACGAGCCCCTGGACCCCGGCAAGCACCCGGTAAACATTTACACCCATACGGTAGAGATTGTACCAACCACCAACATAGTGCTTAACTGGGCCAACAGCCGAACCGAGTCGCATGAGCTGGATAAGAACCTGTGTACCATCAGTGTACGTTCATCAGATGGTTTTACCTTTAATTTGGACGTGTCACAGATCATCCACATACCGCGTAACGAAGCGCCGAAAGTTATCGCGAGGTTTGGTAACATGAAAAATCTGGTATCGCAGGTGCTTGAGCCTACCATTGCCAACTATTTCCGTAACTCGGCACAAAAGAGCGGTGTGATAGAGTTCCTCACCAACCGTTCACAAAGACAGGAAGATGCCCGTGCACAGATAGGCAAAGTACTGGCCGACTATAACGTTGAGGGCGTGGACACGCTGATTGGCGATATTGTGCCACCGGAAGCTTTAATGCGCACTTTGACAGACCGTAAGATAGCCGAGCAGGAACGTGTTACCTACGAGATACAAAAAAGCGCACAGATAGAACGTAAAGAGTTTGAAAGCGCTAAGGCAGGTGCCGATATGCAGCCGGAGGTTGTAAAATCTACCCGCCAGGTAGAAATAAACACCCAGATGGCGGCTTCAAAAGTGGCTGCAGCGAAGGGTGACGCGGAATCGCGCATTATTAATGCTAAGGCAGATGCGGAAAATAAAACCATTATCGCCAAAGCGGATGCGGAGGCCAAAACTATCAACGCGAAAGCCGATGCCGCAGCAACCGAAGTAAACGGTAACGCGGAAGCCGGTAAGATTAAAGCCGTAGGTTTGGCAGAAGCTGAAGTGACTAAGCAAAAAACCGAAGCGATGGGTACCGAGCAATATGCCATAGTACGCGTAGCCGAAGCGCTTGCCAGCAACGGCGTAAAACTGGTACCGGAAATTCTGGTGAGCGGCAAAGACGGCGGCAGCGGTGGTATGATAGATGCCCTTATAGGCAACGAGATGCTGAAGAAACTACAGCGCGAAAGCGAAGCTAAAAAGCCGGAAGCCATCTAACCACTATTTACAGAAAGCAAAAAGAGCGGCTGACCACATGGGATCAGCCGCTCTTTTTTAGTCCTCAACCAGGCCTAAATTATACCTGTAGTTTATACTATTACTTGCAAATAAAATTTAAAATAGCCTGTTTTTTACGTGTGGTTTTTGAAGGTTCCCGCATCAAAATCAAGGCAAAAACCGCCAAATTGATGCGTTTAGAAGCCTTTTATTGCTGGTAACTTAAAAGTGTTCAAAATGCCCGCGGCACAAAAAAACGTGAACACTTTTGAACACCCGCGCTAAATGGACAGTATCTCTACGATCTTTAAAAAGTTAGCGTTTATCTCTACGTTGTGCTTGCAGGCATGCTCAAACGGTGTGTAAGAAATCTCGTTATGTACGATGCCTATCATCTCATTACGGTGCCCGTCGCGCAGCGCCTCTACTGCTGCTACACCTATACGGCTGGCCAATACGCGGTCCATACAGGTAGGTTTGCCCCCACGTTGTATGTGCCCCAGTATAGATACGCGAGTATCGTAGTTCGGGAACTTTTCTTTCACCTGATGGCCAATCTCAAAAGCATTGCCGGCTTCCTCGCCTTCTGCTACGATAACAATTTTAGATGACTTATCCTTACGGCCGTTCTCCAGCTTGTCCATCAACGCGTCAAGATCACGCTTAGTCTCAGGGATCATAATAGCCTCAGCACCAGATGCGATACCAGTACGCAGCGCAATTAAACCACAGTCGCGGCCCATAACCTCTACAATAAACACACGGTCGTGAGACTCAGCAGTATCGCGTATTTTATCTACGGCGTCTATAACGGTGTTTATAGCAGTGTCGTAACCAATGGTAAAATCGGTTCCGTAAAGGTCATTATCAATGGTACCGGGTAAACCTACAACAGGCACATCAAACTCATTGCCGAATATGCGCGCACCGGTAAATGTACCATCACCACCAATAGCAACAAGTCCGTCAATTTCGTTACGCTTTAGCTGATCGTAAGCTAACCTGCGGCCTTCCGGTGTACGGAATTGCTCACTGCGTGCGGTCTTCAATATGGTGCCACCACGCTGTATAATGTTAGCAACAGATTTAACGTCCATTGGTATGAACTCACCATTTATCATGCCTTCATATCCTCGGCGAATACCAATAACTTCAATATTATAGTATTGCGCAGAACGTACCACTGCCCTTATGGCAGCATTCATTCCGGGTGCATCGCCTCCTGAAGTAAAAAGTCCTATTTTTTTGATTTGCGTCATTTGCTGGGGAAAACGCTCAATAGCTTATAAATGATTAATTTACCTAACCCTTAAACGCCATTAATCAGCATAGCTGTATACTATGCAGCGTTTAAAAGTCGCGCAAATTTACATTTTTTTGTCAAACCTGACCTGTAGAATTGAGATTGCTTTGAGATTAACTGTTACTCGTACAGATTATTTGGCAGCATTGTAAGCTTTGAGGCCGCTATCTAAAAATTTTAAATAGTTATCCACGCTATAATTTGCCCCCTGAGCCGGGACTAAGACAGTTCCGTTTCCATCCATTATTACATAATTAGGTTGCGAGTTGGAATTAAATCTTGATGCTTCCATATCGCTCCATTTAGCTCCAATGGTTGTGATTTTCTTTCCACTATAACTTGATACAAATACATCCTCAGGAGCAAGATCGGCTTTGTCATCAACAAACAGCTGAAGCAAAATAAAGTCGTTTTTTATCTTCTTAAAAACCTCTTTATCAGACCATACATCTGCCTCCATTTTGCGACAATTCACGCAAACAAAACCTGTAAAGTCAATCAATATTGGCTTGTGTAATTCCTTAGAAACTTGTAACGCCTGGTCGTAATCATACCACGGATCAAGCCCTCTGATTTTGTTGCTGATATAGTTACTGGCATATTTACGCTCTTTTATGCTAGACGTCACCGCAGTGCTCCCACTTGAGGTAGCCCCTGAATCAGGTAATTGGGATAAATTGAAGTCCTGCGTTCCCTCGGGAGGCAGAAAAGCGCTTATAGATTTTAAAGGCGCTCCCCAAAGGCCTGGGACCATGTAAACAACAAACGCAAAAACTATTATAGAAAAAAACAGCCGTGGTATTGTTACATATGGCACCTCACTATCGTGCGAGAACTTTAGCTTTCCTAAAATATATAAGCCGAGCAGCACACCTATAGTTATCCATAAGGATAAAAATATTTCACGATGAAAAAGATTCCAGTGGTAAGCCAGATCTACGTTAGATAAAAATTTCAGTGCAAATGCCAGTTCTAAAAAACCAAGTACGACCTTAACACTGTTTAACCATCCACCAGATTTTGGCAGGCTCTTTAACATGGATGGAAAAAGGGCAAAAATGGTAAACGGCAAAGCTAAAGCAAAAGAAAACCCGAACATACCTATTGCTGGGGCAAGACGATGTCCTTTAGATGCCGCTTCGACAAGCAATGTGCCTATGATAGGGCCTGTACACGAAAATGATACCACCACAAGTGTGGCGGCCATAAAAAATATTCCGGCTAAGCCACCTTTGTCAGAATTTTGGTCGAGCTTGTTGGCTAGCGAACTAGGCAACGTAATTTCGAAAGCACCAAGGAACGATATAGCAAATACCACCAGCAGTAAAAAGAAAAAGATGTTGAACACCCCATTACTTGCCAGCGCATTAAGCGCATCTGATCCGAACAACAAAGTAATAATTAAGCCGAGGGCGACATAAATTATAATTATCGACAAGCCATAAATCACTGAATGCGCAATTCCTTTTGCTCGGTTACCGGCTTTCTTGGTAAAAAAGCTAACTGTTAGTGGCAATAAAGGATAAATACAAGGCATTATAATAGCTGCAAGCCCACCTAAAAATCCTTCGAGAAATATCTGCCATAGTGATTTTGGAACCTCCTTAGATGTTCCCGCTACAGTTTTCAAAGACTTCTCAATAGATGGTGCCTTTACTGTTGCGATAGAGTCAGCTGCTTTCTTTCGAATGGCAATACTATCAGCTGCGGTTGGTATATCAGTAAAGTTAAGACCGGCAGTATCAGCTGCTTTTTGCTGAGCAGATACCGCGTTTGGGATAAATGCCCCAAGTAAAATTATTACCGATAGAAATAATAATGCTTTACGCAAAAGGTTGCGGCTGTCGTGTGCCTTCATCAAAGTATGCTAAATGTTATTTACCTAAAGGAATGGAGAATTCTACCTCTTCCGGCGGAAGGCACTTAGAATTATTGCAAACCATGTACTCCAACTTACCTTTTACAGCAGCGGCCTTTGCAGATTTCAATTTTACCTTTTGCTGGAATACTACGGAGTTCTCAAAATAACCAACATTCATCCCGAATACTTTCTCAAATTTAGATATAGGAGCTGGCTCAATAGTTTTACCTATTGGTGTGTAT
This window encodes:
- the pfkA gene encoding 6-phosphofructokinase — protein: MTQIKKIGLFTSGGDAPGMNAAIRAVVRSAQYYNIEVIGIRRGYEGMINGEFIPMDVKSVANIIQRGGTILKTARSEQFRTPEGRRLAYDQLKRNEIDGLVAIGGDGTFTGARIFGNEFDVPVVGLPGTIDNDLYGTDFTIGYDTAINTVIDAVDKIRDTAESHDRVFIVEVMGRDCGLIALRTGIASGAEAIMIPETKRDLDALMDKLENGRKDKSSKIVIVAEGEEAGNAFEIGHQVKEKFPNYDTRVSILGHIQRGGKPTCMDRVLASRIGVAAVEALRDGHRNEMIGIVHNEISYTPFEHACKHNVEINANFLKIVEILSI
- a CDS encoding PAS domain S-box protein; the protein is MEQLTLPVISECVVAYDLDKQQHLTIGPYLGELAGFKQGTSISVQDFWLQLVHPADLERVNASYQQITINNSLDISYRLVHGNTGETRYISERRNMYYDGATGSRIVMSIINEHTGDASLSVAGQTEEDALKREQFLLSLINSQTNFLIRLDNKGHFTFVNRRYCQVFGYCSEELLGQHFSINTAPEDMERCQRAFERCLAQPGELITLIRSKLDKTGARHPSEWEFIAVTNQNGEVTEIQGVGQDISQRVEMEEQAAQAATRLENFIESVTDGFFIVDKDWRFIRTNPAFEELMHTGRHNIIGGVLWDVFPFFVNTEFESAYRKAAENLQTVHFSTYFTPLKKWLRSTIYASTDGLTVFIRDITTQRTTEEELNRARRNLESLINNIDDLIWSIDTSGCYIYTNNAFKNNLEKATGQRPADGQKVSYYGYPGAIAEQWKGYYARAFNGDRFDVVNNAIDPESGNDVYYEINFSPIFNDEGLIAGVGCFAHDITQRLEYENEIILQNERLKQIANLSSHELRRPVASMLGLLSLIDLNRFDNPENEQTIRYLVDVGKEIDKVIRLIVDNTFTDKLV
- a CDS encoding 30S ribosomal protein S16 — its product is MATKIRLQRHGKKGKPFYYIVVADARAPRDGRFIERVGSYNPNTNPATIEINFDKTFEWVNNGAQPTDTCRAILSYKGVLYKKHLQGGVTKGALTQEQADAKFAEWTEQKQGKITGKKTGLTSAKEEARKAALAAEAKKKEDRAAAIAAKNAPVAEEEAPAEEAAATETEAESAE
- a CDS encoding protein-disulfide reductase DsbD family protein, translated to MKAHDSRNLLRKALLFLSVIILLGAFIPNAVSAQQKAADTAGLNFTDIPTAADSIAIRKKAADSIATVKAPSIEKSLKTVAGTSKEVPKSLWQIFLEGFLGGLAAIIMPCIYPLLPLTVSFFTKKAGNRAKGIAHSVIYGLSIIIIYVALGLIITLLFGSDALNALASNGVFNIFFFLLLVVFAISFLGAFEITLPSSLANKLDQNSDKGGLAGIFFMAATLVVVSFSCTGPIIGTLLVEAASKGHRLAPAIGMFGFSFALALPFTIFALFPSMLKSLPKSGGWLNSVKVVLGFLELAFALKFLSNVDLAYHWNLFHREIFLSLWITIGVLLGLYILGKLKFSHDSEVPYVTIPRLFFSIIVFAFVVYMVPGLWGAPLKSISAFLPPEGTQDFNLSQLPDSGATSSGSTAVTSSIKERKYASNYISNKIRGLDPWYDYDQALQVSKELHKPILIDFTGFVCVNCRKMEADVWSDKEVFKKIKNDFILLQLFVDDKADLAPEDVFVSSYSGKKITTIGAKWSDMEASRFNSNSQPNYVIMDGNGTVLVPAQGANYSVDNYLKFLDSGLKAYNAAK
- a CDS encoding LutB/LldF family L-lactate oxidation iron-sulfur protein, translated to MGSTAEEFLVASEEKAFEMDHRRIINYNIDKYDTAVTRGLARMINLDHSKKKGHAIKWKVMENLDKFLPEFEANFQKRGGKVIWANDAEEANREILNIIQKAGAKTVIKSKSMATEEIHLNEFLEQNQVESVESDLGEYIVQLLGQPPYHIVTPAMHLSKEDIAKLFNERFGTPIDSTPEQLTQKARELLRDKYLSADVGITGANFLIADTGSIAISENEGNARLTTSFPKIHIAVVGIEKLIPSITDLDLFWPMLATHGTGQNLTVYNTILSGPRQPNETDGPDEMYVVLLDNGRTNLLAQKEQRQGLYCIRCGACLNVCPVYKNIGGHTYDTTYSGPIGSVITPHMKGMEEFKHLSYASSLCGKCTEVCPVKIDIHKMLLLNRRDAVNEGIVPKKEKWGWALWKKGMLKRSLTDFFKGKTKNWMMRTFFKKSWGHFREMPQVAEKSFSQQWAERNQADKEV
- a CDS encoding protein-disulfide reductase DsbD N-terminal domain-containing protein, which gives rise to MKKLLLAVVAVLMAFGAKAQIENPVRWSYAAKKVSATEAVVYLKATIDKDWHIYSQTVKDGGPVKTSFTFSPSKEYTPIGKTIEPAPISKFEKVFGMNVGYFENSVVFQQKVKLKSAKAAAVKGKLEYMVCNNSKCLPPEEVEFSIPLGK
- the rimM gene encoding ribosome maturation factor RimM (Essential for efficient processing of 16S rRNA); translation: MSNTTEHFKIGTILKTKGLKGEMVFYVDFEDTEKIKLTSVFIDVAGKLVPYFVSSIKYLQKSQAYLQLEDIDTVEKASVLVKKDVYVSNKQKPKKKKEEFTLKDLKGFLAVDETHGELGEVTDIMEYPQQLIAAVQFKGKEVLFPLNVEIIKGIDVEGEEFYVDLPEGLLDIYLES
- a CDS encoding DUF4198 domain-containing protein; the encoded protein is MKQLYVILLVLFVGSGLVAFSPDSFLLPENFYLHKGDKLSVHLLSGDDFTKEGEDRYNSKKTIKFNIYDGSKPTDLLKVAKDSAAPVLSYTPANNGLVLIGMTLKPEVNELPHEDFVAYLQKQGYDNLADKIKDDTRLNLVEKYRYFLKTLVSVDNGGGSNYNKVTGDELEIVLKQNPYKKSYGDDITAVVNFQGKPLKEGNVSLYIKSASGNVHKDLFKTDADGVFNFTPSRDGIYMIRCVQIAPSKTNDADFDTWCATYSFAFSNRDELPNTYKEFGFGDKH
- a CDS encoding SPFH domain-containing protein, with translation MWDEPLDPGKHPVNIYTHTVEIVPTTNIVLNWANSRTESHELDKNLCTISVRSSDGFTFNLDVSQIIHIPRNEAPKVIARFGNMKNLVSQVLEPTIANYFRNSAQKSGVIEFLTNRSQRQEDARAQIGKVLADYNVEGVDTLIGDIVPPEALMRTLTDRKIAEQERVTYEIQKSAQIERKEFESAKAGADMQPEVVKSTRQVEINTQMAASKVAAAKGDAESRIINAKADAENKTIIAKADAEAKTINAKADAAATEVNGNAEAGKIKAVGLAEAEVTKQKTEAMGTEQYAIVRVAEALASNGVKLVPEILVSGKDGGSGGMIDALIGNEMLKKLQRESEAKKPEAI
- a CDS encoding dihydrofolate reductase family protein codes for the protein MRKIILNVAVTLDGFIEGPNGEYDWCLTDQDYGMAAFFEETDAIFIGRKSYELIKAEDYSFPGKKMYVFSDTLTPGKNEDVEVIPSTNFDHAIDGILNEAGKSIWMFGGASLLSAFIKKNLVAEVLLSVHPVILGSGKPLFGNLEQKLDLELISQQTYNTGLVQLRYSIKPRFNMDMLNLL